TGAATATGTTAAGAATCACAAACTTATGAAAACTTTAAGATCCCATAGAAAAGGGTGAGGCTTTCCAGTGAGTCAATTTGTAtcttcaaaatattaaaaacattctgCTTCTACATGAACTTATATTTCAAtagatgtttaaatgtttaatgactTGTTCCCCATATCTTTTCTAACTTTACCAAACCACCCTTAAGCGTGACAGTGAATGACACTTAGCCATAAATTAGCATATGTGGAGGAAAACTGAGTCACTTTGCCTTTGTTAACAAACTGTTGTACACATGtgtctcttttctttcagacaGTCCAGGCATTTGCAATAATGGGACTGAGGATATAGATAATCAAAGAAAATTGGATGGTAAGTGAGAGGATGGCAAAACTCACTATACGGTGACATTTCATCCAATAGTCCAAACCCCGTACCACATAAACAATATCAGACAAAttatagaaaatacattttcatcttAATATCCATAATTGTAaaagaaatgtataaatataGTGATAGAGCTAAACAATCACTCATAATCACCTCTGTCTCTCTTCACTTGTTGGTTTGCCTGCTTGACACAAGCTTTTGATGTTCTtacaaaaagaacattaaaagaaaagtatataaaaagtATGAATATCTTCCATTTAAAAATTTCCATGCCAAAAACAGTCAGTATTTACCATCAGAATAACTTGTCCTCCAAGtatttccaaaacatttcattaaaaaagggagaaataaaatgtgaccAAAGTTAATTCAGAATTAGTGAATGTCAtccaagtgtgtgtgtttgattttaaCATTGGTTGTCACAAAAAGTGGCCCATATAAGCCCATGGAAGataatgtttttatgtgctTGCAATGGACATTTATTTGCAATATCATGTAATTTAGAGaaattagaaaacattttttttttgtttgttttttaacctgtccggtgcagcatcatagcaagcagaatgatagtctggttgctgtttcatgctgaacaaatttgctctgccaaggggacgcttatgggtataaggctcctcatgataatcttatttatttatttatttatttactttgaatcatggaatctatgtcaTTTTGCTgaacctgaccggaggggacagaaaaagaaggaagacaaaggaaaagaggaaagaggaagaatgagacaaaaacaccacagacaaaaGGCAACAACCCACCAATCCACCATTGATTCACTGGGAGGTGCAGACATGGTGAATATGCAGTGATCTGTTGTTTTTGGCGGCGGAGTACAGAAGCGTggtacggaagcgtggagctgtcacccaaataaaaaaaaatcggaccttatcacgttatatcGTGATAcctttcacgtttttacaataaacatatcacgttataacgtgataaggtccgatttttttttttttttttttttgcatgtctgCATCTCCCAGTGAATCAATGGTGGATCACAGCGCAGGGATAGCAGGAGTTAGTCATGAATATTAATGAAAAAGGCGTAATCAGTATAGAGAAATGATGCCACCCAGCTGTCAATTCGGTTGAGAATGACCAATAGTAACATGGACCCGCCCATGACACAATTTTCACATCAAtagcaaaatcttgaaaagatAGCAAAGACTTCAGTtttgagagagaaaagaaaaaagctttgagagagagaaaaaattgggagagtaaaagttttcactctgatagcaaaaaaaatataaatatttgagagtaaagaaaaccttttgagaaagttttttttttctaggaaataatttttttaaatgtcaaattatttttttaatgtgctgtAACAAGATACTTTatcttaaaactttttttagtctcaaatattattattttttgctatcagtgtgaaaaatatttatatcaaatgtatttttttcctttcagataatttttcCACTCTCAAATCACtactttttttgcatttaataaaaacacaaaaataactccatacaacacttgtacataaacacaccagaaaatttcctccagcttttactgaaaaataGAGCTGCCAGTGAtcaagagttcttaaataataaccttatcaaaaagacatatcacaaatgtatcacaacaaaaaacagatacaaactttacaggaaaaaaaagatttcttagtgtataaacccactggacaagtcagtgactttgtcactgatcagtgatgaggagtggtgagtgagatcgtaaAAATGCAACTACGCCTCtgtggaggctagaggcaggaCAGGGCAGCCCAAAGACTCAGCCATCAGCCGCAATCCCAGATCACGAACCCAAGCTATCCCACCCCGAAGACAACTCCAGCCACACCCGGAGGGTtacagaggagagccccagccagagccccttggggtcttggggcacaggccccagtgggccaagatcggcagccactggccccgccaggcaccggccatccatgGCGGTCTGAGCAAAGGGTCCAGGGCCCCAGGTGCCCAGAGGCAGATACATTAATCCAATAATCTGTTGAAACGTTTCAGAAATTGAGGCCAGTAATAAACATCTGACTGAAGAGAGAGATGGACTTAGTGAGAGACTGAAGGACGTTGGTAAGTCTTTGATATGTAgatactaaaacaaacaaaaggaaaaaaaataaatatttttcttcacaATCCAAATTAATAGTTTCACAGCTTAACACCCGAAATGAAGAAAGGGACGAGTTGCAGAGGATCAAGTCTGGTAAGTGTGACCACATAACTAATTGTGTATAATTATAACTATTGTgggtaaatacattttatacattaatcCAATAAACTGTGGAAACTGTTTCAGAAATTGAGGCCAGTAATAAAAATCTGACTGAAGAGAGAGATGAGCTTAGTAAGAGACTGAAGGACGTTGGTAAGTGTGATACAAATAATATTGGTCTGTTAAACTTTATCTCCAAGTCGAAGATGGCAAATAAATGGAAAGAATTAAATGTTATGAAAGAGATGCAATTGTAGCTATGTACTTATTAGACTAAGAAAACTGTAGCCTTTTAAGAACAAAATcttatacagtaaataacagcTTTCTTTTATATATCACTTTGGCTCTTTAAAATGTGgatactaaaacaaacaaaaggaaaaaaaaagaaaattttttcCTCACAATCCAAATTAATAGTTTCACAGCTTAACACCCGAACTGAACAAAGGGACAAGTTGCAGAGGATCAAGTCTGGTAAGTGTGATCACATAACTAATTATGTATAATTATTGTGGGTTGTGGGACATTAACTTTCTTGTGTAATCTGTGTAAAAGTTAATTCAtgatattgttttaaaaaacaatagaatgaaataaaatacattttatatctgtaataaattaaaaatgacaaagttaggaaattattttgtttgtttattctcaCCTCAAAGCATTTATGTGACTATGCACTTTTCTGTGCAAGTGAACCCCTTTACCAGTGTAGTTTAAGAGTGATTTCAGGTTGaatttctatttattatatttgttttttctgtgggaGGTGTTTTATATGCTTCTATATTCAAATTAATATAGCCCATTTTTCTCCAAGGTGAATTCATTTCTTAACTTCTAAATGACATaaattgtttttggttttcattgCAAGGTCAACAAGGATGGATGCTTTTTGGAGGGAGTgcttactatgtttcttctacCACTAAAAGCTGGGAAGAAAGCAGAAATGATTGTCGTCAAAAAGGTGCAGACCTGATAATTATAAACAGTGAAGAAGAACaggtacgtgtgtgtgtgtgtgtgtgtgtgtgtgcgtgcgtgcgtgtgccTTATTGTACAACAGATGTAGTACCATTTATTTAAGAATAAGAAGATTGATAACAAATGCAAGGTTCTCATTGTAGGAGAATactcttgtttgttgttttctggtttAATTTCCCTCCTTGCAAACTAGAATTTTGCAAACCAGTTGAAGAAGTATATGTGGATTGGTCTGACTGACTCAGAGAATGAAGGGACATGGAAATGGGTGGATGGGAGTCAACTCACCACAAGgttaatatgttttaaatagtttgaaTTACTGTCATAAAAATTGCAATGACTCATTAAACAACTTGTTACTTCTTGTTTCAGCTACTGGGGTCCAAATGAGCCAAACggtaacagaaaagaaaattgtggAGATATAAAgacttttaaaacacaaaaaagctgGAATGATGAGGAGTGTTCCCATACACTCTCCTGGATATGCGAGATGAGACTTCCACTGTAACccagaaataagaagaaaagacacattcatgttgtttttatctacagcttatcaggaaaaaaaagcagcgTCTACACTTTTCCATGTACTCTAATCACATCAGTTTCATAAACACggattttaacaagtcctccatgcTACTGTCAAAAGatgcatgtgaggactttgcagatcacttcagaagtaaaatcaatgcttGTAGATCCAATCTTTTATCTCAATGGaatgttaattttaaattatctgatgcattgtttttatcagaggaaacactggagagttttgttcTGGTTGATGCAAAGGTACTTGGTCAAGTTTTGTCCCAAACAGGCACAACAACAAGTCTTTTAGATCCCATTACCTACATTtgattaaaagacaaaaaaggggGTTCAAGTTCTTGTTTGGGTACAAACTGAAATTGGGTAGAAACTAGAATAATTTTAAACTACTTTGTTATACTTTgttgtgtaaaggcttgtttctttttattatgtgaagcacattgtgttgctttttgctttttgacatgaaaagtgctttataaataaaatttgatttgatttgataagaatatgaaaacctttattagtcccttagtgtggaaattgctttgttgcaacagtacaggtgcagtaagcagaagcacacagatGATATAAaagagaacacacacaaacaataaataatatgtacagtatatggtctgacagggtgTGTATGTacagcaaataaatatgtacataaacatgaatATAAGTCTAAGAGCAGCAGGGAGGAATGACCTGAGGTATTTCTCCTTCACACAGCGAGGATGTGAATCAACAGGTTAACATTATCTGAGCTGTTGTCATTTATCACTTTATCAtatcattttttcatttatcgGGTTCTACtaaatgacaaaacaacaaCGTTGGGGTGTAGCAAGATGTCCTCTGTTGTCACAACAGCTTCATTTGGCTCTCACTGCTATCTGTGCAAACGAAGAAGAACATTAGCTGTGATCTTCTGTGTTCCACACCCATAAATTAAACCTCCTAATTGCTTCCCGCACGTATCTGCTCTAGTGACTCTCTGGTCCTCTCTGTTTGTGTAGCGATggctgtgatcagctgattggttcacacgtcacatatttacccaaaagtgttctttttggcaggaccttctctaacacagtagctgatgAAAGGATGTAGCTATATGTTAGTTATGCAGAGGCGGGtctaaaaaaaagttctgatgggggccatgcaggagcactgaccaggaaaaaaataaagaaaaccctGTACAACAAAACAGTCagtgatctattttatcaacagctGTTTACTTGGGTAATTCTGCTTTAGgccttttatcactgctgcacaaacacttacacttcaatgataaaaggaaaaacctgtttttatccagatcatcagttttatcagagtttcttcatcagtgttggctGTTTGATGGTGAGCTGAAgctgtatgaattctgcattatgatctagaacatgctgcatttactgaaggtcagttaacactaaatatttgtagcatcggtttttctgttgataaaatacagtaaaaacagccaAATTTCTGGCAAATAAAAActtgcaaatggtgattaattttgaaattatttgaaatttgaaattaatttgaaagctctGATTAATGGTGATTaactttaatcatttgacagccctatttATAATGTGAGCAAAAGCTGGTCCTGTGTTGTGAAGAGGCCCTCATCAATACATTAGCCAAAACTGGTCAACAATGCGATCTAGCTGTGAATCTAATAACTAACTAGttgattttcattaattttagtTATGTATCTTTCCTGGATGCCAGAAGTAGCAGAACTTGGTTAGGAATCtcaaattgtaaaataataataaaataagtaagaATGGACTAAAAACCTTTCTTTTTAAGAGAGATTTTAAttcttaaacttttttattcCCTGTGTCTTATAGGACTTTGAGTTTGCCCTGTACTgtaagtgctttacaaataaaatacattattattattattattattattataatagttttaaaatgtttctaacaAATTCACATTTGGAAGGTGACTGAAAAAGTTAATATCTGCTGagtgagtttatttttatttcatgtctgaGAAATTTGGtttggttaaaacaaaaaaaactccattTCATCAACCTTATAGTGCAGTTCATATGAGTCAGTCTAAAATTTATTAGTGTCTTCAGCACTTCCACGGGTTATAAGAGTAGTGATAGCAGCATGATGTGAGAAACTGAcatcacatttctgttttatgtggattttttttaagataatcaAATTTGCATAATTTAATTTGTAGTTGCATTGTATCTTTATGCAAATTTCTTAAACAGAATTTTATATGGTAATATTGAGACTGATATTGTAAAAAATAAGGTGATATTTGTAATGATCGTTTCaggaagacccggaaattcagcccacaCGGTGATGAGTTAACAGTTTTAATAGATGCAACAAAGCAGCTAACGGACGGCAGGTGTAGCAACCAGGTCCAGGAAGAGGGGCTAGGCAGATAGCGGAGGTCGGTCCAGAAAAAGGTCTAATCCAGGTAGGCAGAGTTCAGGATAGTCCGGCAGGGAGCAGGCAATCGGGAGTCCGTGAGAGGCAGCAAGGTCAAATCCAGGTAGGCAGAGTTCAGGATAGTCCGGCAGGGATCAGGCAATCGGGGGTCCGTGAGTGGCAGCGAGGTCAGCGACAGggatctagaacaagacaagatTTACTACAGAATAACAGGCAAGGcaaatgaccatctggcagggaagcagacattgaggagggATTATATAGggtgatgaacaggtgaggagagtgagcgctgatgagacccaggtggagcagatgagcctgattGCGTGAGCTGCAGGCAATGCAGGCCAGTCCTCATGACAGATATTATTCCTATATTACTCttatattactattattatctTTTGTTTCGTTTTCAGTTTAAATCCTTTACAATCATGGCTAATTAATCTAACTAATAGTCTTCATTTCCCATTTAATGTTCACTCAATATGAATAGTAGTTTATAATTCTAAATCAacctgtatttttgttttggttctaaACTCCATTAGCTTTCTCTGTCTGTCCACCAGAGGTCTCTAGTgtctacttttttctctctccatctTGCAACCACCCACGTCTGGCCCTCATCACCGCACCAGCATCCACCTACTGCTTGTGCCGTATAAAattataatgattttttttttttttttttttttaataatccagTTACTAATCCTAAAAACTTTCTCTCTCTTGTAGTCAGTGTCCATATGTCCACTCTAATCCCTGGCCCTCGTTCATTAATATACTATATAGTGCACTCATTCTTTTAGAGATTcagacacgaagctgcctattctTGCCCCGttgcaaaccacgtgactactagccgtcaccacagcaaccacaacgcacgtcaagatgtcattccaaatccaatccaaagttgtgtgtaaatatttttatttttattccttatgttgtatttcattctttgttgcatatctattcaataaaatgttttttcgcctccttgcttCTGCACGCAATGCATtttggtctatattgacccgtctagtgaccatcaacgctcactacttttcaagatgcattgtgggtaattttgagtgtcctactttttctttctggacattcggacactctGACAAAATGGCGTGAACCCTATACGCACgttgaatgttattatttacGTCCGGTAATCCCGCGCATGCGCACTACGCTGGAGGGCATAAAGCTCTGCTTTCGtgatgacaaaaacattgtAGTGTACAAGTATATCGTCATTTTGACCAAATCTGTTcacataatgaaaactaaagatttaGGTATTACTAATTTAGATCATCTTTGTGCAGATGATCGTGAAAGGTACAATGCAAAGCTAACTGTATTTAGCGAAAAGCTTACAGACCCGTTTAAAATAGCTGACGATCTATGGGTTGACAGTCCTCAGAAATGACTGCCAGTTCAGTATGGCGATATCTACAACTACCTCATTAACACGCCAGGAATTTATACAGCAGAGGCGATGAAGGCACAAGTCACTAGATGGCTATAACTTCTTTGTGTCTGGATATGTGGGGCAGATATTGTACCACAGCAATGAACACATGAATGTAGTGTGTTTCTTAAAGTGTGCCGTAATGCCATCGCAGAAGATAACCGACAAGAAACGGAAGCATCAGGTGTGGACCtgcttggaaaaattaaaaggctACGTAGTGTCTGCCCACTGCACATGCAAAGCAGAGTAAGCTTTTTTGCCCTCCAACATGAAACTGGGTCAAAGAGCAAGTGGGCGTGACGTCACTCGTCAATGTGCCTATATAGAGCACTATatagaatcagaatcagaatcagaaagttttttgttgccatatgagtgaacaggttcacatcattaggaaaatgctgcggtacttggtgcagacataaaaacaatataagttataagttaTAAGTTAACTTAAGGTTACAATCTAATCTGTAACCTGAAGTGAGGTTGCCGGCAGCAGGGCAGGCGGAAAGGGGTGGGGGTATCCCCCAGCGAAACAGGACTGCCACTTTCGtgtcctcctcttctctgcAGGCGTTGGTGGGCTACGGAGAAGAGGTGTGTGGACACAAGAGGAAGTGTTGGCAAGATCCCTCCCGGAACGCTGCCAGAGGCTGCGTGCCTGGACACTTTTGAACACTCAAAGGGCCAAGATTGGAAGATGActcaccttttctttttgtattaaactgtttttaaaaccttttacctTTTTAGTATGGTTTAACTCTGCTTTCCCTGATCCGAAAAGAACCTCCCATGGTGGTGTCAGGTTCATAGGGGCCCCACACTGCCACTACCCgtaacaaatataaatatttttggcCCAAATGGGATGGCTGGAAAATTCAACCTTAAATATTCACTCTCTAGCCTTGAGTCATCATGCTTTAAGCACCTATGTAGGCAGGTAGGTATAAAAGACAAAACTGGTTATTCCACCCAAGCAATCAATAACCTTAGGTACAAATAGTATTTGGTTAAGTAAATAGAATCTCATGAATTTGCAGTATCTGCTTTGCTTAATGCAAAAGCACAGAGTATTTAACAAGTACATGACTTGTACATATATTTACAGTATACTCTTGAGCTTACACTATGGACTAGTACACAAATTTTTCTTTACAACCAGTGGAGCATGTGTCCACACGAGGCATCGCTCCAGCAGTTGAGTACTGGGTGTTTGTGAGACGTAATTTTTGATTCATCCACCCCttcattaaacacatttttccctttatttttctcCCTACTAGAATGTTTGGATCTGAACCAATATGGTCAAAGATAGATAAATAGTTAATTATACTCTGGCAATGTGAAGGAGTAACTCTTCACTTAATAAAGTTACAGCCGCTGTTTAtcatgcacagaaacacaaccaACTTTCTCACACATGCAATTTTCACATAGAATTTCACCTtatcagtgaaagaaaaaagacgTTCTTGTAAACCCACAGCAGTTCCTCTTCGGTAGTTCATGCTTGCTAAACAGATATAACTCAGCCTCTTTAACACATCAGCCCATTGTTGAGAAATCAGCAAATAAGCAGAGTGATAGCTGCTCTGATAGTTAGTGTGGTAAAAGTCTATAATACCAACCTGCACTTAAATTTACTTCTGAGCTGACATAAGCCTTCCTCCCTTTTAGCagtgtagcagtttgttgtctggtgatggtgtagactgaagggtcgttgccttctgtctatggtgtttttgttttgtctctcttctttctgtttcccttttgcttctttttgctgtctttcttctttttctgtcccggcttgtcaggtccagcaagattacatagattccattaTTCAGttcaacagtaaataaataaatgaattaatcagattatcaaaaggagccttatacccataagcctccccttggcaaagcaaatttgttcggcacaacacagcaaccagactatcattctgtTTACTATGATGCTgcacaggacaggttaaaaaatcCCACATGCTATTTTCACATAGAATTTCACCTTatcagtaaaagaaaaggatgTTCTTGTAAACCCACAGCAGTTCCTCTTCGGTAGTTCATGCTTGCTAAACAGATATAACTCAGCCTCTTTGACACATCAGCCCAATGTTGAGAAATCAGCAAATAAGCAGATTGATAGCTGCTCTGATGGTTAGTGTGCTAAAAGTTTATAATGCCAACCTGCCCTTACTTACATTTACTTCTGAGCTGGTATAAGCCTTCCTCCCTTCTATTGATAGTTTTATGGTTCTAATACATTTATCAATAACAAATATAGCTTATCGATTCTTTAATTTAACATAGTGGCCTATATTaggaatttctttttctaattccCTATTTAAAGGGGTAACCATATTTttgttaaaggtttaaaagttgttttgttaAAGTGACACAAAGGGGAAGAAAAAGCATGTGCTGTCTTGTCACGAAAAACAAAGTGCAAAAGGAAAAGTGGATTACATATCAGAATTATTCAAAATACAGTTTCCTTGACCACTGCTAGTCCAAGTCAGAGGGTAATCTGGCAAGAGCTGTCCACAGAGAACAAATTGACATCTCCATGGATTATGTAAATATACCTGATCCATCAGCCTGCAGGCGCTCTGACATACACAATGAAGTGTATCTTGCTGCACCAGGTAAGACTGAAGTCCTTCAAGAGAACATTATGACTTGAACCAAAAAACTGAATTCAACTATTCAATTGCAATTACTATATGAACAATATTGTAATTTTATGTAATACATGATGCACATGTTCAAATGCTGTTTTGATTGCATAATAATTCATTCAAgcataatttattcatttaatgattatttaaatataGGACAAAGCTTCATTTAGTGGTTCTGAGTTATCTGGATAAGTTTGCTGATTAAAGCTTACGTATGCTTTCCAGCTTTATTAATAAGGGATTTGATTTATATTGTGCTTTATTGCTGACGACACTCAACATGCTTACATTGGATCCATTATTAATCCTCTCCTGATTtagtgatggtaagctacatgtgtactcTGATTCCATATGagtgtgttttctgctttcagGGAGAAAGCTGTACAAACTGGTTGCTGTAAGCTTTGGATTTCTCTGTATCCTACAAGTCGCTCTCAATGTCTCACTGCGGCTTGGTTTCTGTGAGTTATTCATCATTGTGTCTATTCTTTGTCTAAAGCTTCATacttattttaaatgcattactGTCATATGGCTAGAAAATGGCTACCTCCACAGTTATAAATTCAGCAACTTTAAAACTCTGGTGgtgattttatgatttttaagtTTGTAAATTGGGGTCTCTTAAAGTTTTCATCAAATTGAGTCATATTTTTAGTTCAAGTTCtaatatttgtttgttgtttcattatttttgaTTTACTGACATAAATTTGAGTATGTTAAGAATCACAAACTGTTCTGAAAACTTAAAGATCACATAAAAAAGGATGAGGCAAAGAAAAACCTGTTGataactttagaaataaattaatcaactGCTGTaaatagcagagttgttttactaaagcagcatctgtctcgTCAAATGCTCAACTCACGTGAAGTAGTTTGCTACTTCACATAAAGTAATAGTtgttttcctggtttaaatgccTCAGACTACAGTAGAGAAGTTTTTCATTCCCCCTGCCATTGATACAGTTTTAACAATAATTAATGAAG
The Melanotaenia boesemani isolate fMelBoe1 chromosome 4, fMelBoe1.pri, whole genome shotgun sequence genome window above contains:
- the LOC121637771 gene encoding CD209 antigen-like is translated as MWILKQTKGKKKKIFSSQSKLIVSQLNTRTEQRDKLQRIKSGQQGWMLFGGSAYYVSSTTKSWEESRNDCRQKGADLIIINSEEEQNFANQLKKYMWIGLTDSENEGTWKWVDGSQLTTSYWGPNEPNGNRKENCGDIKTFKTQKSWNDEECSHTLSWICEMRLPL